The genomic DNA ATAGGTGATTTCATCAACAGCATAGGCAACCTCAGCGCCGTTTACACCGTTTAAGATACCTGTCGGCATTTGTACACCGGTACCGTTAATAAAGGCGTTGTCCTCAGCTTTGGCAAAGTTCCTGGCAAGGCGCTTTACAAGGTAGCTTTCAATGTCGAATGCGGCATCGCGGACAAAGTCCGAATTCATTTTTACAAGAACAGCGAGCTTATGGCTTTCAACGGTGTATTGAGTGAAATCATTTAGTCCGTCAAAAACTGGGATAGCGCCGCCTTCCGGCACAAATTGCACAAGGTCATCGTATTCCTTTGCAAGGATATGATAACTGCCTTCATATACGTTAAAGGTTGTGCCGATTTTACGGAACAGGCTCTCGCTTATGATGGCTGCTTCATATTTGTTATTTGTGGCATTTGGCATGACATAAGTACCCGTCTCGCTGCTGCGGCCTTCGGAAAGTCCGGAATAATCGCTTTCCTGGCCGCGCATGGCATTCCAGAAGTGCTTGCTGTAATCCGGCTGACCGGTATATACTCTGACTTCAGTATAATTCATGGCGTTCCCCTCCTTAAATCTTATCGCAGAATGGACAGGCATAGAGACCGAGGTCATGGTAGCTGAGCGATCTTCCCACCTGTTTCAAGTGGTGGTGGCATTTCGGACACAGAATGCTATATGCCATAGCACCTTCAATGGTATGAGGATGCTTTGCATGGAGGCGGTATCGCATTTTTAACTTTCCTTTATCGTCTTCGATGACAACATCGGAAAGATGCAGGTCGCACATGGCTTGGGCATACTCATCGGAATAATAAGTGTGCTGCGGTCGCAGCAGAGTGCCTTCCTTGTTCATTTTCATAAGCGGATAATTCATGTTTTTCCCTCCTCAAAATTAAGATGTTTGAATGCGGTTGATGATATTTTCTGTAGATCTAATTGCTGAGTGTTCGTCATGATGAATCGCTATAGCTGTTCCTCCCTCCAGTGATACTTCCGGTGACAGAAGTGACGGTTCAGTGACAGTAGTTTTGATGAACTGTCACGCTGAAAAGCGACTCGTAGCAAGGCTTTTATAGCTTAAGTGACAAAAATGACAGAACTTTTCATTTCATACTCACAACAGCTCATAATCCTTTCCTTGTTCTCTGTACAATTCCAAACTTTATTTTTCCCGCTAAGAAGTTTGAAAGACTGTCACTACTGTCACTTGTGGCTGGAAACCCTTGATATATGGGCGTTTTCGCGGTGACAGTTGCCTGTGAGAACTGTCACTCGACTGTCACTTCTGTCACTTTTAAGCAAGAAAATCCGTACTGTCATAGCCATAAGCCTTCTTGTACTGCTCCTTTGCCTCAATAGTGAGAGTGAGGTTTTTATAATAGGTGCCTTTATTGGTATGAACGGTCATTTCCTTAAAGGTGCAGCCGAGATGGGATGCCAATGTCTCTCTGAACTCTTTGGCTGTCTTGGCAAAACCGTTATTGTTGTCATGGCACCATGCCCTGTAAACATCGTAGATGCGGCTCGTTGTAGCGGAATCATTAAACTTGCCTTCTGACCGCTCGCACATACATTCCTCATAGAAGGAGATCACAGTATTGTTCTCCGACATATATTGCTCTCTTGCAAGGCTTACACTGTCCGGCTCGGAAAAGCTGTACCCGTTTGCAATGACCGCCTGCAGCGCCTTAACAGCCTTGTAGACGATGCCATCTCGCTCGGCATACATTTTGTCAAGGAGTGTTTTGTCCTGCTTGTCCTTTGGAATGACATTAGGGCAGCGCACCACCATAATACGGTCATAGACCCATCTGCCATCATCGCCGCCAAACTTGGGAAGTCTGTTCATGCAAAACCAGAGCAGCCCGTTGTAGGTGAACTCAAAGGCCTGCTGTCCTTTGAACTCGGCATATAGGCTGTCGCCGCCGGTTATTTTCTTAAATGTTTTCAACTCATCTACGGATAGAAAACTCATATCAGAGCTACCGGCAAGTCGTGTGCCGTAAATCGCGCCGGTGCCGAAACGCGCTTCAATCTCCTTAAGGTCGATTCCTATAAAGTTACCCTTGCCGAGCAACCGCTCTACAAGACTCTTTAGCTGAGATTTGCCGGTGTCGCCATCGCCGACAAGGAAAAGCGCTTTTTTCATTCGCCATCCCTTGATGTTGGAGATGCATACACCGATAAACTCAAGTAGCAGGTGTTCTATGGCCTTGTCTCCGCCTGTGAGGGTGCGCATATACCTGTCGAAGACCGGCGTGGGCGTTTCCCTTCCTGTCCAGTTGCACGGAATTTGAATGGTGGAGAGGATATCCGGGGAGTGTGGTACAAGAATGGCGTTATCTGCAGTGATACGGAGCAGGCCATTTCTGAAGTTGATTAAATCCTCATCGGCGTTCAATTCATCCTGGCTAACATAATTAAGGTCAGTGGTGATATGCTGTAAAGTTTCGCTGACGATGCCCATTCTCACAAGTTCCTCGTCATAATCTGCGATGTACTGCTTGATAATGCCCATCAGCATATTGTCGGCATAGAGCCGATAACAGCCGTTTTCGTAGACATATTTCAAAAGGCCCTGCTTTCCGTTATCCCTTACAAGCACATAGCGGAGGTGCTCGCGTACGTACTTTGCAAGGAGCGGAACGCTGACATAGGGTTCACCGGTCTGTTCGTGAAATTTGATGAAGTACGGATGCTCCATCCTGGATTTATGGAAAATGCCATGACAGGCATCGATACCGGCATTGATGGTGGCTTCTCTGTAATCGTCACGCTCCCATTTTTCACGGTAGAGGGCAGAACTGCGGAAGATATCATCAATAGCAGCAGGATCAGGCCCAGTGCGAAAGGCAATCATGGCGCACAGTGCCGCGTCAGCCTCGGAGTGTGAGTTATATCCGGAGATATCTCCATCGTCATATAGTTTCTTGAACTTATCTCCGTTTTTCTGTTTGCGGAGATTGCAGACAATATCAAAAGTGGCGCGGTCACCATCACGTTTTTCGCTGTATCTTGCTTTCCTGGACTTCCTCATATTCTTATCGAGAGTGAGCAAAATGGCTGCTGTGCTTTCTTTAAGTGGCTCATTCAGAATCACATCGCCGGTATAGGCTGCAAAGCGATTTGTAAGTCCGCCTATATAAAGCTCCAAATGATTGCTTGGATTTTTCATATAGTAAGCTTTATCTAGTCTGGGATTGCCGTTTTTGTCTGCATAAGTCGGTAGTTTCTCAAAATTACACTTACCGTAAATATGAATACCATTTCCGCTGACGGAACGCTCGGTATAGGAGTTAAAACGTTCAAGCAGTATCTGTACGAAGGGATCTGTGATAGGCCTGTGGTCGATGTCAAGGAAGAAGTAGCCTTTAGGTATTACAAAACCTAAACCTGCAGCGCTTTGCTTAGTCAGTGAGCTAAGTGCTTCGTCGTAGGTAACCCATGTGTGCCGGTATTTTTCATTAGTGCCTGTCGCCCCACCGCCAGCAGCAAAGGGAATTTTGTTGATACGGTCGCCATCCATTTCTTTGCGCCAAAGAAACCATATCTTCATATCCATCAGTTCCTGCATTGCGTTTGCCGTTTTGTCCACCTCCTCTCTGCTGCATTTTGTGCTGCCATTATTCGTGCGCCGAGTTTATGACCAGCCACTCCTTAAAAGCTTCAACCGGAATCAGGATTCTCGTACCAACCCGTATGACTGGAAATCCCGGCTTTTTTACAAGTTCGTAGGCCTTCGGCAGACTAATGCCCATCTGTGCCGACAGTTCCTGCACACTCATGGTCGTCTTTTCCATTTTCTCTTTCCTCCTTGTCTTGATAGTTGTTTTAGTCTCTACATCCACCATTCGCTACCGTTCCTAAGGCAGCCACCTGATCGTGGTCTCCTCGTATCCGATTGCAGCAGAAGCGCTCCGGCTTTCACCATCGTGGCGGCGACGCAGCAAAAGTATCTCTTGCGGGTGGACTATTCAGTTGTCAAGGAACCGGAAATTAAGTGGTTTTACAATTTGTTCTTGTTTTCAATGCCATTGTATAATACAATGTAAGTGATGTTAAATTTTCATCGCTTACAATAACGATTACATTTAAAGGATGATTGCCATGAAAAAACTGCCGGTAGAAAACCTCGGCTTTGTTGAAATTGGCGGCGTTGGCGAGATGATATATAGGGCTGTGCGATTTCCCGAGTATGTTCCGGACTATGACGACGACGGCGAAGTATTAAAGCCCGTTTTCACAGGGCTTCATGCTCCGGAAAGCGGTACTGATTATTCGCTTACCGGACAGGAGCTATTGGTCAGTCTGTGTAATCTTTACGGAAAATTAAATAACCCAGACAGCACTGTTTCGATTACAGATGCCGTCTGGGATTGGTGCAGAAACAATATTCATCCTTACAATATAGACAGTCTCTATGAAATGTTGAATAGCGAAAACTTTGCCCATATAACATACATGGATCTGATTCAGAAAGATGCCGCATTCTATGTAAATCAATTCATAAAGGATTTATGCAGTCTGGGTACTGTATTTGAGTTTTACTTTGCCTTGAGAAGGGTTAAATACTACGGAGAAATCGACTACGCAAGGAATCTTTATTATGAAGGCAGGCTTTGCGACAGTCTCGCTTTTCTTGAAAAATACCGACAATACGAGGATGATGAGGAATACAAGGCCCGTATATTAGAGAACTACAATGACCATGTATCCCAAGCGATAGATATGTTCCCGGACTTCCGTATGAGGCTGAAATTGGATAAGAAAACCGGGAAAGTGATGTACGGCGCCGACATTCAATCGGTATTCGATATTTGCTGGTACACCTTTTCCAGAATGGTGGCTGACGTTGCACCACCGGTGGATGAAGATTTAAACTATTTTGAATCGCAAGGCTCGATACTCTCATGCCTTGCCTGCGGCAAATACTTTGTACGGCATTCAAGCCGCCAGCTATATTGTAATAGTTGGGATTGCCAAGCCGAGCGGAATCGGAGAAACAGGCGAGCGAGCTATGCCCGGAAGAAGGCGGCTGAAGTAGAAAACAAAAATAAAAGATCTCGTTACCGGCCCGGTTTGGTAAGGTAATGAGGATAGATTATTCATTAATGTTACTGTGTTTTTTCAAACAAAAGACTTTTATATAGAAGAAATACCGCAATAGCAGAACATTTTGACACTGTAGTGAAGTATTTGATGTTTGGATTGGTTTAAATAAAACGAGGTTGCACGTTGCTAATACTCGCTGCTCACTTTAGTCCCGCTTTATACATTAGTTCTTCAATTATAGTCCTAAATTTTAGAATGTGCGGCTTAATATCTTGCTGGGTGGTGTTAAACCAAATTTTATGTGCCGAATAATTGCCGAGATCCTTAAATAATACCATGTCCTGACGAGTATTTGCTGACAGTGCCAAAGTGGAATTTTGCTCCGCATTTCTGATTATTTTATCAAGGGTTGAGTGCCGCCCACTTTTTTCGGTGATTTCCTCCTCAATACCAAGGTTTTGGTAAGTTAGTACCAAAAGTCCTTCTAATAGCCGCCTCATCATCACTGCTGTACAGTCAAAGAGATTATTCTCATAACTTGCATTAATCTGCTTGCATACGGATCGAATATTAGGCGAGAGGTTTTCGAAAATTGGAGTTGGAAGAATCGTGCCGTCTTGCTTAATACTGGTGTTGTCTTCATCTTCCCAATGGTT from Limnochordia bacterium includes the following:
- a CDS encoding phage major capsid protein; translation: MNYTEVRVYTGQPDYSKHFWNAMRGQESDYSGLSEGRSSETGTYVMPNATNNKYEAAIISESLFRKIGTTFNVYEGSYHILAKEYDDLVQFVPEGGAIPVFDGLNDFTQYTVESHKLAVLVKMNSDFVRDAAFDIESYLVKRLARNFAKAEDNAFINGTGVQMPTGILNGVNGAEVAYAVDEITYDDIIRLYFSVKPEYRKNAVWLMNDKTALALRTMKDEAGNYLWRDSDDTILGKKVFVSEFMPDMESGSKPVAFGDFSYYWIICRSPVSVRALSEKFALLDQIGYLAFEFIDGKLIRQEAVKVIQKNTGTNG
- a CDS encoding phage/plasmid primase, P4 family, whose amino-acid sequence is MDKTANAMQELMDMKIWFLWRKEMDGDRINKIPFAAGGGATGTNEKYRHTWVTYDEALSSLTKQSAAGLGFVIPKGYFFLDIDHRPITDPFVQILLERFNSYTERSVSGNGIHIYGKCNFEKLPTYADKNGNPRLDKAYYMKNPSNHLELYIGGLTNRFAAYTGDVILNEPLKESTAAILLTLDKNMRKSRKARYSEKRDGDRATFDIVCNLRKQKNGDKFKKLYDDGDISGYNSHSEADAALCAMIAFRTGPDPAAIDDIFRSSALYREKWERDDYREATINAGIDACHGIFHKSRMEHPYFIKFHEQTGEPYVSVPLLAKYVREHLRYVLVRDNGKQGLLKYVYENGCYRLYADNMLMGIIKQYIADYDEELVRMGIVSETLQHITTDLNYVSQDELNADEDLINFRNGLLRITADNAILVPHSPDILSTIQIPCNWTGRETPTPVFDRYMRTLTGGDKAIEHLLLEFIGVCISNIKGWRMKKALFLVGDGDTGKSQLKSLVERLLGKGNFIGIDLKEIEARFGTGAIYGTRLAGSSDMSFLSVDELKTFKKITGGDSLYAEFKGQQAFEFTYNGLLWFCMNRLPKFGGDDGRWVYDRIMVVRCPNVIPKDKQDKTLLDKMYAERDGIVYKAVKALQAVIANGYSFSEPDSVSLAREQYMSENNTVISFYEECMCERSEGKFNDSATTSRIYDVYRAWCHDNNNGFAKTAKEFRETLASHLGCTFKEMTVHTNKGTYYKNLTLTIEAKEQYKKAYGYDSTDFLA
- a CDS encoding excisionase family DNA-binding protein, giving the protein MEKTTMSVQELSAQMGISLPKAYELVKKPGFPVIRVGTRILIPVEAFKEWLVINSAHE